From Micromonospora sp. NBC_01699, a single genomic window includes:
- a CDS encoding endonuclease domain-containing protein, with protein MSRQRLLRSHHGIYLGFPDLPDLLDRARAALRAAPPLAVLGAHTAAQLYGFGVARTNTIHLLLPAGTPFPQRPGITAHQVSLPIGPPVELFGLPCAPPMRCAVDLARLLPRRDALPVLDAALFAGVCEPDQLSLEVLRHRGLRGVRQARELISLADPRPECRQESQLRLILHDGKLDGFVPQFPVLDDFGRVRHRVDLGDPDRLIAVEYDGSSHLDPHRLRADRTRHNWLSQRGWSVRYFTSTDLYQYPQKILTTITAARRPSPATPSPR; from the coding sequence GTGTCCCGGCAGCGGCTGCTCCGCTCGCATCACGGGATCTACCTCGGGTTCCCGGATCTACCCGACCTGCTCGACCGAGCGCGGGCCGCCCTGCGCGCGGCACCACCGCTCGCCGTGCTCGGCGCACACACCGCCGCCCAGCTGTACGGATTCGGCGTCGCGCGGACCAACACGATCCACCTCCTCCTGCCGGCCGGAACGCCGTTTCCGCAGCGCCCCGGCATCACCGCCCACCAGGTGTCCCTGCCGATCGGTCCGCCGGTCGAGCTGTTCGGCCTCCCCTGTGCGCCGCCCATGCGTTGCGCGGTCGACCTTGCCCGATTGCTGCCGCGACGAGACGCCCTACCGGTGCTGGACGCCGCGCTCTTCGCCGGCGTCTGCGAGCCGGATCAGCTGTCGCTGGAGGTGCTCCGGCACCGCGGCCTGCGGGGCGTACGCCAGGCTCGGGAACTCATCTCGCTGGCGGACCCGCGTCCGGAGTGCCGCCAGGAAAGCCAACTCCGCCTGATTCTGCACGACGGCAAACTCGACGGCTTCGTCCCGCAGTTTCCCGTACTTGACGACTTTGGGCGCGTACGGCATCGGGTTGATCTCGGCGACCCCGACCGCCTGATAGCGGTCGAGTACGACGGCTCCAGCCACCTCGACCCGCACCGGCTCCGCGCCGACCGCACCCGCCACAACTGGCTCTCCCAACGCGGCTGGTCCGTCCGCTACTTCACCTCCACCGACCTCTACCAGTACCCCCAAAAAATCCTCACCACCATCACCGCCGCCCGCCGCCCCTCCCCCGCCAC
- the deoD gene encoding purine-nucleoside phosphorylase, producing the protein MSTHIGAKPGEIAERVLMPGDPLRAKWIAETYLEDARCYSSVRGMYGYTGTWSGVEVSVQGSGMGMPSASIYAHELINDYGVRTLIRVGSCGALSEDLQLRDVLAASGSSTDSNMNRVRFDGLIDYAPVADFGLLRTAVEVAERRGISMRVGPVLAADAFYTDRPDLYDTLALYGVLAVEMESAALYTIAARFKARALTVLTVSDHIKTGEKTTSQEREQTFGQMIEIALDTAIA; encoded by the coding sequence ATGAGTACGCACATCGGCGCGAAGCCGGGCGAGATCGCCGAGCGGGTCCTGATGCCGGGCGACCCCCTGCGGGCCAAGTGGATCGCGGAGACCTACCTGGAGGATGCCAGGTGCTACTCCTCGGTCCGAGGCATGTACGGGTACACCGGCACCTGGTCCGGGGTCGAGGTATCCGTCCAGGGTTCCGGGATGGGCATGCCGTCCGCCTCGATCTACGCCCACGAACTGATCAACGACTACGGCGTACGGACGCTGATCCGGGTCGGCTCCTGCGGGGCGCTCAGCGAGGACCTGCAACTGCGTGACGTACTGGCGGCGAGCGGGTCCTCGACCGACTCGAACATGAACCGCGTACGTTTCGACGGGTTGATCGACTACGCCCCGGTGGCCGACTTCGGGCTGCTGCGTACGGCGGTCGAGGTCGCCGAGCGGCGCGGCATCAGCATGCGGGTCGGACCGGTGCTGGCGGCGGACGCCTTCTACACCGACCGCCCGGACCTCTACGACACCCTCGCCCTGTACGGCGTCCTCGCTGTGGAGATGGAGTCGGCGGCCCTCTACACGATCGCCGCCCGCTTCAAGGCCCGCGCCCTGACCGTCCTCACCGTCAGCGACCACATCAAGACCGGCGAGAAAACCACCTCCCAGGAACGCGAACAAACCTTCGGCCAGATGATCGAGATCGCCCTAGACACCGCCATCGCCTAG
- a CDS encoding class I SAM-dependent methyltransferase: MVIYDSIGTTYNTTRRPDPRVGARINAALGGARTVINVGAGAGSYEPPQTVLAVEPSAVMIEQRPAVAAPVLQAFAEAIPVGDNAADAVMALLTVHHWTNLEAGIAELRRIARRRVVILTWDQQVTRRFWLLSDYLPEAAAFDDARAVPVERLAALLGDARVEVVPVPHDCSDGFGAAYWRRPEAYLDPAVRAGMSMLAQTGEEVIRPGLERLAADLDSGRWHKRHADLLELPEFDAGYRLLVAEL; the protein is encoded by the coding sequence ATGGTGATCTACGACAGCATCGGCACGACGTACAACACCACGAGGCGACCAGACCCCAGAGTCGGCGCCCGGATCAACGCAGCCCTCGGCGGCGCCCGTACGGTGATCAACGTCGGTGCCGGCGCGGGCTCGTACGAGCCGCCGCAGACCGTGCTCGCGGTTGAACCCAGCGCCGTAATGATCGAGCAGCGGCCGGCCGTAGCCGCCCCGGTCCTTCAGGCGTTCGCCGAGGCCATCCCGGTCGGGGACAACGCCGCCGACGCGGTGATGGCCCTACTGACCGTGCATCACTGGACCAACCTCGAAGCCGGGATCGCCGAACTGCGGCGGATCGCCCGACGACGGGTTGTCATCCTGACCTGGGACCAGCAGGTCACTCGACGATTCTGGCTGCTCAGCGACTATCTTCCCGAGGCGGCGGCGTTCGACGACGCCCGAGCGGTGCCGGTGGAACGGCTCGCCGCGCTGCTCGGTGACGCCAGGGTGGAGGTGGTGCCCGTGCCGCACGACTGCTCCGACGGGTTCGGGGCGGCCTACTGGCGCCGGCCGGAGGCGTACCTCGATCCAGCCGTACGAGCTGGCATGTCGATGTTGGCCCAGACCGGCGAGGAGGTGATCCGGCCTGGTCTGGAACGGCTGGCCGCCGACCTGGACTCGGGACGGTGGCACAAGCGTCACGCTGACCTGCTGGAACTGCCGGAGTTCGACGCCGGCTACCGACTGCTCGTCGCCGAGCTGTAG
- a CDS encoding DNA polymerase III subunit gamma and tau produces the protein MALALYRKYRPRTFAEVIGQEHVTEPLSQALRTGRLNHAYLFSGPRGCGKTSSARILARSLNCEQGPTPEPCGVCDSCRSLAGDGAGSLDVIEIDAASHGGVDDARDLRERAFFAPANSRFKIYVIDEAHMVSPAGFNALLKLVEEPPEFVKFIFATTEPEKVLGTIKSRTHHYPFRLIPPGVLRPYLEQLTEAEGVKVEPAVFPLVVRAGGGSARDSLSVLDQLIAGAGPEGVSYARAVALLGVTDAALIDEMCDALAAGDGAAAYGTVDRVAEAGHDPRRFATDLLERLRDLIVLQQVPDAAAKGLIDGPSDQIERMTAQAQKLGPATLSRCADIVHNGLVEMRGTTAPRLLLELVCARMLLPGAEDSTGGLLQRLERMERRLTHVGDPGPSAAAGPASVTDPAPVRPAPAVPSAPVGRTPEPTAYASTGSEPASTGSEQPASVTPRRAVPPSAVMPDPATPDPVVPGSATPGTLDAAAVRRQWADVVGMINRTHKRIAALVRDAVVRDLDGNTLVLTVKSPVLAQMLVSNVEVVTEAIYQEFGQRWQIRCEVAGDQRSAGAAAGPRPAPAAPATPAVSATPAVSATPATPAIPATPTIPAAPAREAAPRDVPAREVAAPREVAAPREAVPAGARPRDEAAGSAGAPADNGPADPPPWDTTPGAAGAGAPVRENVPGARTGGGPARAGAAAVVSGAGDTDWPEAARPGGAAAVPAPAAGGSDWPEPARPGGTGPVPAPSPGARSDSAPGGRSDSAPGGRSDSSSGGRSDSASGGRSDSVPGARVDAAPAAPANGAVRNGPVGAAQPSAGLAAARAAAAGRGPKPQPAVRTADRDWAGDPPYDPDYDGPARPAGGGYEGFDPGDEPLDEVVDERTARQTSEQQAMELLREQLGAERIGDIDNTK, from the coding sequence GTGGCACTCGCGCTCTACCGCAAGTACCGGCCGCGCACCTTCGCCGAGGTGATCGGGCAGGAACACGTCACCGAGCCACTGTCGCAGGCACTGCGTACGGGCAGGTTGAACCACGCGTACCTCTTTTCCGGGCCCCGTGGCTGTGGCAAGACCTCCAGCGCCCGGATCCTGGCCCGCTCGCTCAACTGCGAGCAGGGGCCGACTCCGGAGCCCTGTGGCGTCTGTGACTCGTGCCGGTCCCTCGCCGGGGACGGTGCCGGGTCGCTCGACGTGATCGAGATCGACGCGGCCAGTCACGGTGGTGTGGACGACGCCCGTGACCTGCGGGAGCGGGCCTTCTTCGCGCCGGCCAACAGTCGGTTCAAGATCTACGTCATCGACGAGGCGCACATGGTCTCGCCGGCCGGCTTCAACGCCCTGCTGAAGTTGGTCGAGGAACCGCCGGAGTTCGTCAAGTTCATCTTCGCGACGACCGAGCCGGAGAAGGTCCTCGGCACGATCAAGTCGCGTACCCACCATTATCCGTTCCGGCTGATCCCGCCGGGTGTGCTGCGGCCCTACCTGGAGCAGTTGACCGAGGCCGAGGGGGTCAAGGTCGAGCCGGCGGTCTTCCCGCTGGTGGTCCGGGCCGGTGGCGGCAGCGCCCGGGACTCGCTCTCGGTCCTGGACCAGCTTATCGCCGGGGCCGGCCCGGAGGGCGTCAGCTACGCCCGCGCGGTCGCCCTGCTCGGGGTCACCGACGCCGCGTTGATCGACGAGATGTGCGACGCGCTGGCCGCCGGTGACGGCGCCGCCGCGTACGGGACGGTCGACCGGGTGGCCGAGGCGGGGCACGACCCGCGCCGGTTCGCCACCGACCTGCTGGAACGGCTCCGGGACCTGATTGTCCTGCAACAGGTGCCGGACGCGGCGGCAAAGGGTCTGATCGACGGCCCGTCCGACCAGATCGAGCGGATGACCGCCCAGGCGCAGAAGCTCGGCCCGGCGACGCTGTCCCGGTGCGCCGACATCGTGCACAACGGCCTGGTCGAGATGCGCGGCACCACCGCGCCTCGGCTGCTGCTGGAGCTGGTCTGTGCCCGGATGCTGCTGCCCGGTGCCGAGGATTCGACCGGCGGGCTGTTGCAGCGGTTGGAGCGGATGGAACGTCGGCTGACGCACGTCGGCGATCCCGGTCCGTCGGCCGCCGCCGGTCCCGCGTCGGTCACCGATCCCGCCCCGGTACGACCGGCGCCTGCCGTACCGTCCGCCCCGGTCGGCCGGACACCGGAACCCACCGCGTACGCGTCGACCGGGTCCGAGCCGGCGTCGACGGGATCAGAACAGCCCGCGTCGGTCACGCCCCGGCGGGCGGTGCCGCCCTCCGCGGTGATGCCCGATCCGGCCACCCCCGATCCGGTGGTTCCCGGCTCCGCCACCCCCGGCACGCTGGACGCCGCTGCCGTCCGCCGGCAGTGGGCCGACGTCGTCGGCATGATCAATCGCACCCACAAGCGGATCGCCGCCCTGGTACGCGACGCCGTGGTCCGGGACCTCGACGGCAACACCCTGGTGCTGACGGTCAAGTCCCCGGTGCTCGCCCAGATGCTCGTGAGCAACGTCGAGGTGGTCACCGAGGCGATCTACCAGGAGTTCGGACAGCGCTGGCAGATCCGTTGCGAGGTGGCCGGTGACCAGCGGTCGGCGGGTGCCGCCGCCGGACCGCGCCCGGCCCCGGCCGCTCCAGCCACGCCGGCCGTTTCAGCCACCCCGGCCGTTTCAGCCACCCCAGCGACCCCGGCCATCCCAGCCACCCCGACCATCCCGGCGGCTCCGGCCCGGGAGGCCGCGCCGCGTGACGTACCGGCTCGGGAGGTGGCGGCACCCAGGGAGGTGGCGGCGCCTCGGGAGGCGGTGCCGGCGGGTGCGCGGCCACGGGACGAGGCGGCGGGAAGTGCCGGGGCACCCGCAGACAACGGTCCGGCCGACCCGCCGCCGTGGGACACGACGCCCGGCGCCGCCGGTGCCGGTGCGCCGGTCCGGGAGAACGTGCCGGGCGCGCGTACCGGTGGTGGTCCGGCGCGGGCCGGCGCGGCCGCCGTGGTGAGCGGCGCGGGTGACACCGACTGGCCCGAGGCGGCCCGTCCGGGTGGGGCGGCAGCCGTTCCCGCACCGGCCGCCGGAGGAAGCGACTGGCCGGAGCCGGCCCGCCCCGGTGGCACCGGTCCGGTGCCGGCGCCTTCGCCGGGTGCCCGGTCGGATTCCGCGCCGGGTGGCCGGTCGGATTCCGCGCCGGGTGGCCGGTCGGATTCCTCGTCGGGTGGCCGGTCGGACTCCGCATCAGGGGGCCGGTCGGATTCCGTACCGGGGGCTCGGGTGGACGCTGCTCCGGCGGCGCCGGCCAACGGTGCCGTACGCAATGGTCCGGTCGGTGCCGCACAGCCGAGCGCCGGTCTCGCGGCCGCGCGTGCGGCGGCGGCGGGTCGTGGCCCCAAGCCCCAGCCGGCGGTGCGTACGGCGGACCGCGACTGGGCCGGTGATCCGCCCTATGACCCCGACTATGACGGTCCGGCTCGGCCTGCCGGCGGTGGTTACGAGGGTTTCGATCCCGGTGACGAGCCGCTCGACGAGGTGGTCGACGAGCGGACCGCCCGGCAGACCAGCGAGCAGCAGGCGATGGAGTTGCTGCGGGAACAGCTCGGTGCCGAACGGATCGGCGACATCGACAACACGAAGTAG
- a CDS encoding DUF2752 domain-containing protein, giving the protein MRRELSVPERLGLFGLSVAPVAAVWPWLTGSTGLAAPCPLRWLTGMPCPGCGLTTAAVALVHGDVVGAFRANPVIFGLAALAVAVGPVLGLRALGVLPTPVAWSARARRRMGRGVALLALASWVFQLIRLGVG; this is encoded by the coding sequence GTGCGGCGAGAACTTTCGGTACCGGAGCGACTCGGCCTGTTCGGCCTGTCGGTAGCCCCGGTGGCGGCGGTCTGGCCGTGGCTGACCGGCAGCACCGGGTTGGCCGCGCCGTGCCCGTTGCGTTGGCTGACCGGAATGCCCTGTCCCGGCTGCGGCCTCACCACGGCCGCGGTCGCACTGGTACACGGCGACGTCGTCGGCGCGTTCCGGGCGAATCCGGTGATCTTCGGCCTTGCCGCACTGGCGGTGGCCGTGGGTCCGGTGCTCGGGCTCCGCGCGCTCGGCGTGCTTCCCACGCCGGTCGCCTGGTCCGCTCGGGCCCGCCGACGGATGGGTCGGGGGGTGGCCCTACTCGCCCTGGCGAGCTGGGTTTTCCAGTTGATTCGGCTCGGCGTCGGCTGA
- a CDS encoding RDD family protein — translation MFANWITRVGAYVVDALVAAPFAILAVVLDGPGTDPDTGLATGPGPLYWVFVLLAVALSGYNRWYQAGKTGQSWGKKAVGIRLVDEVSGQPIGGGKAFLRDLAHIVDSIICWIGYLFPLWDSKRQTLADKIVKTVVVKN, via the coding sequence ATGTTCGCCAATTGGATCACGCGGGTCGGCGCGTACGTCGTCGATGCCCTGGTCGCCGCTCCCTTCGCCATCCTCGCCGTCGTGCTCGACGGTCCGGGAACCGACCCGGACACCGGTCTGGCCACCGGCCCCGGCCCGCTGTACTGGGTCTTCGTCCTGCTCGCCGTCGCGCTCTCCGGTTACAACCGCTGGTACCAGGCGGGCAAGACCGGCCAGAGCTGGGGCAAGAAGGCGGTCGGCATCCGCCTGGTCGACGAGGTCTCCGGGCAGCCGATCGGTGGCGGCAAGGCGTTCCTGCGCGATCTCGCCCACATCGTCGACAGCATCATCTGCTGGATCGGCTACCTCTTCCCGCTGTGGGACAGCAAGCGGCAGACCCTCGCCGACAAGATCGTCAAGACGGTCGTGGTCAAGAACTGA
- a CDS encoding YbaB/EbfC family nucleoid-associated protein: MQQMLKQAQKMQQQLAVAQAELAEAELTGTAGGGLVTVTITGAGEITAIKIDPKAVDPEDIETLEDLVLAAVHNASEAVRKLTEEKMGPVTGGMGGLGLPGF; encoded by the coding sequence ATGCAGCAGATGTTGAAGCAGGCGCAGAAGATGCAGCAGCAGCTCGCGGTGGCGCAGGCGGAGCTGGCCGAGGCGGAGCTGACCGGCACCGCCGGCGGCGGCCTGGTCACCGTCACGATCACCGGTGCCGGCGAGATCACCGCCATCAAGATCGACCCGAAGGCGGTCGACCCGGAGGACATCGAGACGCTGGAGGACCTGGTGCTGGCCGCCGTACACAACGCCAGCGAGGCGGTACGGAAGCTGACCGAGGAGAAGATGGGCCCGGTCACCGGCGGCATGGGCGGCCTCGGCCTGCCCGGTTTCTGA
- the recR gene encoding recombination mediator RecR, with translation MYEGAIQDLIDELGRLPGVGPKSAQRIAFHVLSADPADVTRLATALRKVKELVRFCTSCFNVAESEQCRICRDPRRSAEVLCVVEEPKDVVAIERTGEFRGRYHVLGGAINPLEGIGPDNLRIRELMARLADGVARELILATDPNTEGEATATYLALLVKPMGISVTRLASGLPVGGDLEYADEITLGRAFAGRRTV, from the coding sequence ATGTACGAGGGTGCGATCCAGGATCTGATCGACGAGTTGGGGCGACTGCCGGGCGTGGGCCCGAAGAGCGCCCAGCGGATCGCGTTCCACGTGCTGTCGGCCGACCCGGCCGACGTCACCCGGTTGGCCACGGCCCTCCGGAAGGTCAAGGAGTTGGTGCGCTTCTGCACCAGCTGTTTCAACGTGGCCGAGTCCGAACAGTGCCGGATCTGCCGCGACCCGCGACGCAGTGCCGAGGTGCTCTGCGTGGTCGAGGAGCCCAAGGACGTGGTGGCGATCGAGCGGACCGGGGAGTTCCGGGGCCGCTACCACGTACTCGGCGGGGCGATCAATCCGCTGGAGGGGATCGGCCCGGACAACCTGCGCATCCGCGAGCTGATGGCCCGCCTCGCCGACGGTGTGGCGCGGGAACTGATCCTGGCGACCGACCCGAACACCGAGGGCGAGGCCACCGCCACCTACCTCGCCCTGCTCGTGAAGCCGATGGGCATCTCGGTGACCCGGCTGGCCAGTGGTCTGCCGGTCGGCGGCGACCTGGAGTACGCCGACGAGATCACCCTCGGCCGCGCCTTCGCCGGACGCCGTACGGTCTGA
- a CDS encoding ABC transporter substrate-binding protein — MQARGLRSAIAVAAVAVMAAGAAGCAASDREEGGEGTASGGTFVFAGAGDPKNFDPIFNDDGESFRPVRQMFETLVTHKPGTADVVGGLAESWEHDAAGKVWTFKLRKDVKFHDGTPFNAAAVCYNFDRWYNMKGAAAQSQMLYYQDVFGGFATNEAESAGKSIYEKCEAKDDGTAVVSLNVYKGAFPGAFALTSLSIASPEALKKYDADKVTQSGDSFEYSAFANTNPVGTGPFTFGGWDKAKNEITLNRYADYWGDKAKVDKVIIKVIKDETTRKQELRAGTVQGIDFPAPADRKALETEGFQVLNRPAFNILYLGINQKNNPKLADLRVRQAIAYALNREQLVQTKAPGGSSVASQFMPDTVLGYAPDAQKYEFNPEKAKQLLKDAGAEGLTLNFYYPPDVSRPYMPNPQEIFTVLANDLQGVGIKVNGVPRPWNGGFKDDVQQFGKHDLHILGWTGDYNDPGNFVGTFFGRAKAEFGDEKLTDMFAAITAADATVDEAGKKAAWEQVNRDIASKWLPAIPIWHAPPAIVVTKDVKGLVASPLTAEEFNTVTVSAS, encoded by the coding sequence ATGCAGGCGAGAGGGCTCAGGTCGGCGATCGCCGTCGCGGCCGTTGCCGTGATGGCCGCCGGCGCGGCGGGATGTGCGGCAAGTGACCGGGAAGAGGGCGGAGAGGGCACCGCATCGGGCGGTACCTTCGTGTTCGCCGGTGCCGGTGACCCCAAGAACTTCGACCCGATCTTCAACGATGACGGTGAGTCGTTCCGGCCGGTCCGGCAGATGTTCGAGACGCTGGTGACCCACAAGCCGGGCACCGCGGACGTGGTCGGCGGCCTGGCCGAGAGCTGGGAGCACGACGCGGCGGGCAAGGTCTGGACGTTCAAGCTTCGCAAGGACGTCAAGTTCCACGACGGCACCCCCTTCAACGCTGCCGCGGTCTGCTACAACTTCGACCGCTGGTACAACATGAAGGGCGCCGCGGCGCAGAGCCAGATGCTCTACTACCAGGACGTCTTCGGTGGTTTCGCGACCAACGAGGCGGAGTCGGCCGGTAAGTCGATCTATGAGAAGTGCGAGGCCAAGGACGACGGCACCGCGGTCGTCTCGCTGAACGTGTACAAGGGGGCCTTCCCCGGCGCGTTCGCGCTCACCTCGCTCTCCATCGCCAGCCCGGAGGCGCTGAAGAAGTACGACGCCGACAAGGTGACGCAGAGCGGCGACTCGTTCGAGTACAGCGCCTTCGCGAACACCAACCCGGTCGGCACCGGCCCGTTCACCTTCGGTGGCTGGGACAAGGCCAAGAACGAGATCACCCTGAACCGCTACGCGGACTACTGGGGCGACAAGGCCAAGGTCGACAAGGTGATCATCAAGGTCATCAAGGACGAGACCACCCGTAAGCAGGAGCTGCGCGCGGGCACCGTCCAGGGCATCGACTTCCCGGCCCCGGCCGACCGCAAGGCGCTGGAGACCGAGGGCTTCCAGGTTCTCAACCGCCCGGCCTTCAACATCCTCTACCTGGGCATCAACCAGAAGAACAACCCGAAGCTCGCGGACCTGCGGGTACGTCAGGCGATCGCCTACGCGCTCAACCGTGAGCAGCTGGTCCAGACCAAGGCGCCCGGTGGCTCCAGTGTGGCCAGCCAGTTCATGCCGGACACCGTGCTCGGCTACGCGCCGGACGCGCAGAAGTACGAGTTCAACCCGGAGAAGGCCAAGCAGCTCCTCAAGGACGCTGGCGCCGAGGGTCTGACGCTCAACTTCTACTACCCGCCGGACGTCTCCCGGCCGTACATGCCGAACCCGCAGGAGATCTTCACCGTTCTCGCCAACGACCTCCAGGGCGTCGGCATCAAGGTCAACGGTGTTCCTCGCCCGTGGAACGGTGGCTTCAAGGACGACGTGCAGCAGTTCGGCAAGCACGACCTGCACATCCTCGGCTGGACCGGCGACTACAACGACCCGGGCAACTTCGTCGGCACCTTCTTCGGCCGGGCCAAGGCCGAGTTCGGTGACGAGAAGCTGACCGACATGTTCGCCGCCATCACCGCCGCCGACGCGACCGTCGACGAGGCCGGCAAGAAGGCCGCGTGGGAGCAGGTCAACCGGGACATCGCCAGCAAGTGGCTGCCGGCCATCCCGATCTGGCACGCCCCGCCGGCGATCGTCGTCACCAAGGACGTCAAGGGTCTGGTTGCCAGCCCGCTGACGGCCGAAGAGTTCAACACGGTGACGGTTTCGGCCAGCTGA
- a CDS encoding ABC transporter permease, with protein MLRVIVRRLLQLVVTLIALTALIFIWLRNLPGGPVDALLGERATPERRELLTKALGYDQPILVQYGKFMQRMLTGDFGNSIRTGDSVVEVLGRSFPATVELALAAMIIAVGLGIPLGYLAARHRGRTLDNLTVGGTLLGISIPIFFLGYLLKDVFTQNIHWFPPSGRISTGLDNTNVTGFFVLDGLLTREFDASADALWHLILPAVTLATIPLAVIVRITRASVLDVLNEDFIRTAEAKGLRHQTVRGRHVLRNALLPVVTTIGLQTGALLAGAVLTEKVYNWGGLGTLITDSITGSRDYPVLQALILVAALVFIVVNLLVDLSYAVIDPRVRVR; from the coding sequence ATGTTGCGAGTCATAGTTCGCCGCCTGCTACAGCTGGTGGTGACCCTGATCGCGCTGACCGCGCTGATCTTCATCTGGCTCCGGAACCTGCCCGGTGGCCCTGTCGACGCACTACTCGGCGAACGGGCCACCCCCGAGCGGCGGGAACTCCTGACCAAGGCGCTCGGTTACGACCAGCCGATCCTGGTTCAGTACGGCAAGTTCATGCAGCGAATGCTCACCGGTGACTTCGGCAACTCGATCCGTACCGGCGACTCCGTCGTCGAGGTGCTCGGGCGGTCCTTTCCCGCAACGGTCGAGCTGGCCCTCGCCGCGATGATCATCGCGGTCGGGCTCGGCATCCCGCTCGGTTACCTGGCCGCCCGCCACCGTGGCCGGACGCTGGACAACCTGACCGTCGGCGGGACGCTGCTCGGCATCTCGATCCCGATCTTCTTCCTGGGCTACCTGCTCAAGGACGTCTTCACCCAGAACATCCACTGGTTCCCGCCCTCCGGGCGGATCAGCACCGGACTGGACAACACCAACGTCACCGGCTTCTTCGTACTCGACGGGCTGCTCACCCGCGAGTTCGACGCCAGCGCCGACGCGCTCTGGCACCTGATCCTGCCGGCGGTCACCCTGGCCACCATCCCACTGGCGGTGATCGTACGGATCACCCGGGCCAGCGTGCTGGACGTGCTGAACGAGGACTTCATCCGTACCGCCGAGGCCAAGGGGCTGCGCCACCAGACCGTCCGGGGCCGGCACGTGCTGCGCAACGCCCTGCTGCCGGTGGTGACCACCATCGGGTTGCAGACCGGCGCGCTGCTGGCCGGTGCCGTACTGACCGAGAAGGTCTACAACTGGGGCGGGCTCGGCACCCTGATCACCGACTCGATCACCGGCAGCCGGGACTATCCGGTGTTGCAGGCGCTGATCCTGGTCGCCGCCCTGGTCTTCATCGTGGTCAACCTGCTGGTCGACCTCTCCTACGCGGTCATCGACCCCAGGGTGCGTGTGCGATGA
- a CDS encoding ABC transporter permease, with the protein MSGRGVTALAERKKARLDELARASAEPGGVSMFRDIVRRLSRNPVAVTGAVIVGLFVLVAIFAPLIAPHDPNQRFDELLDGLTADTISGAKDGFPLGSDPLGRDFASRLVYGARQTLLVGVLATLIGLAFGVVIGAIAGAFGGWVDVVLMRLTDVMLALPGLLLAITLVALASRSSQWTVIFAVSIVSVPIFARLLRGAMLAQRESDHVLAARALGVKERSIVLRHMLPNSLTPVIAQATLTFAVAILEAAALSFLGLGDPDINRAEWGLMLGVDGQRYFEIRPELAYYPALAIIVVALGFTLLGEAMREAIDPKNRR; encoded by the coding sequence ATGAGCGGGCGCGGTGTCACCGCCCTGGCCGAGCGGAAGAAGGCCCGGCTGGACGAGTTGGCGCGGGCGAGCGCCGAACCCGGCGGCGTGAGCATGTTCCGCGACATCGTACGGCGGCTGTCCCGCAACCCGGTCGCGGTGACCGGGGCGGTGATCGTCGGTCTGTTCGTCCTGGTGGCGATCTTCGCCCCGCTGATCGCCCCGCACGACCCGAACCAGCGCTTCGACGAGTTGCTCGACGGCCTGACCGCCGACACCATCTCCGGGGCGAAGGACGGATTCCCGCTGGGCTCGGACCCGCTCGGGCGCGACTTCGCCTCCCGACTCGTCTACGGCGCCCGGCAGACGCTCCTGGTCGGCGTCCTGGCGACCCTGATCGGGCTCGCTTTCGGCGTGGTCATCGGCGCGATCGCGGGCGCGTTCGGCGGCTGGGTCGACGTCGTCCTGATGCGTCTGACCGACGTCATGCTGGCCCTGCCCGGCCTGCTGCTGGCGATCACCCTGGTCGCACTGGCCAGCCGGTCCAGCCAGTGGACGGTGATCTTCGCGGTCTCGATCGTCAGCGTGCCGATCTTCGCCCGGCTGCTGCGGGGCGCGATGCTCGCGCAACGGGAGAGCGACCACGTGCTCGCCGCCCGCGCACTCGGGGTCAAGGAACGCTCGATCGTGCTGCGGCACATGCTGCCGAACTCGCTGACCCCGGTCATCGCCCAGGCCACGCTCACCTTCGCGGTGGCGATCCTGGAGGCGGCGGCGCTGTCCTTCCTCGGTCTCGGCGACCCGGACATCAACCGGGCCGAGTGGGGCCTGATGCTCGGCGTCGACGGCCAGCGCTACTTCGAGATCCGGCCGGAACTGGCCTACTATCCCGCCCTCGCGATCATCGTGGTCGCGCTCGGCTTCACCCTGCTCGGTGAGGCGATGCGCGAGGCGATCGACCCGAAGAACCGGCGGTGA